A window from Microcoleus sp. AS-A8 encodes these proteins:
- a CDS encoding DUF1349 domain-containing protein — MSGDYQELYDQAGIMVRLDEANWLKCGIEYVNGVQQVSAVVTRDYSDWSVLPVPHHPTSLWLRVTRRGTAIEVQYSLDGQQYTMLRLAYLTPVETVKVGVMCASPDGNGFSMTFEGFEIVSLN; from the coding sequence GTGAGTGGCGACTATCAGGAGTTGTACGATCAGGCGGGAATCATGGTGCGTTTGGATGAAGCCAATTGGTTAAAGTGTGGTATTGAATATGTGAATGGTGTACAACAAGTCAGTGCTGTAGTAACTAGAGATTACTCGGATTGGTCTGTCTTACCAGTACCCCACCATCCCACTTCTCTTTGGCTGCGTGTTACTCGACGGGGTACGGCGATAGAGGTGCAATACTCCCTAGATGGGCAGCAGTATACTATGCTGCGTCTGGCTTATCTCACCCCGGTTGAGACTGTGAAGGTGGGGGTCATGTGTGCCTCTCCGGATGGGAATGGTTTCTCGATGACGTTTGAGGGATTTGAAATTGTATCCCTAAATTAG